The DNA sequence GTCCAGGATCACCCCTGTTCCCTGGGCTCGGGACTGGACCCTGAGCGTGGAAGGAGTGTGGTCATCTGTCCCTTGGTCCAGCTGTTGGAGCAGTTTGTTCTGCTGATAGTATCAAGTGTGTTGGCTGTGCCCAGGGCATGGTGTCCCGATCCAGCTGTTCCAGGCAAATTCTCCCTTCTTACGAACGTGAGAACCTGCGGAAGATTCGAAACGAGAGGAGCTGTTCAGTCCGACTGGCCCGTCTGGTAGCTAATCTTGTCCAGGGTCTCGTCCAGCCTTTTCCTGAGGGCTTCAGCtccatggctgggcagctcgcTCCACACCTCTGTGCTCAGTTCCAGGTGCCCGTCCAGGTTCTGTCCACCTGTGTCCTCCGGGCTGGTTCACTCTTCCCAGCGCGCAGTTGGTGCGGCCGCCTGCGTTGGGCTGTGTCTGCGGGGCGTCCGTCACCACTGTCCTGCGCTGCCCTCTTGCAGAGACCCCAGGAGGGCAAGAGCCGAGGACCCCTGGGGACAGCAGCTGGTGCTCCGCCTGCGGGGAGAGGACAGGCAGCGAGGAGGACGGCTCCTGCAGGGTCCTGGACGTGCTGCAGCCCGAGTGAGCACACCAGTCCGCCGGGCTCAGGAGCGCAGGCCGCCGGAGTGGGCTCTGTGTCCCCCGGCTCAGAAACCGGGGAGTCTGAAAGCCTTCCGTCGTGTCTGAGATCTGCTGTCTCCTCTCGTGTCTGTAGGGCGTGGGGCCTGCTTGCGAAAGACCATTTGCTGGGGGGGTACCCCTCCTCCGAGGACGGTGAATTCCCCCTGACCCCTGGATCGGCGGCTGGCCAGGCCCCAGGTACGCCGTCCCCCGACGCTGGCTGGCGGTCTGAGGGGGGCTCGTCGCGTGTCAGAGGGTTTCTAGAAAGTGTGTTACAGTGAAGTCAGCAAACACGGCAGCACAGAGCAGAGCTGTCGGGTCTTTCTCAGATGGCAGACGTCTGTCTCGACTCTTGGAAAGGCTTCTTTCAACAGCAGTGCACTTGTGTTGCGACCCCATTTTTGCCTCCTTGTCTGCAGCACAGGCAGAACAGGAGGAGACCCGTCCTCGGTACAGAGGTCACAGGACAGGTCACAACGAGgggagcttgttccatactcccacaacccttggcGTAGAAAGCACTTCACCATAGTTTCCACCTGTGACCCTGTAAAGCTCAGCGTCTCTCGTTCTGTGTTCTGAGTGGGTGTTTTTGGCGCCTGCACCCTCGTGCCTGAGCCTCAGGAGGGTGAGGTCACGCCTCTCGCTGTCTGTCTCTGCCCCCACAGCGCCCACCCCGTCCACCCCCGGCAGCCAGCTGGGAGCTCTGGATGTCCTGGACGATCTCAACCTCAGCCCCTCACTCTTCACCTCCCCGGCACGGGACGTCCCGGCCAGCCTTCTGCACAAGGGACATGAGGAGCTGGAAGGTGTGTCCACCCTGCCCATCCCCTTGCCCAGCTGAGCTGTGACTGACCTGtgactgacacagacacacgcagacacacagagacacacggacagacagacgcacacagagacacacggacacacgcAGAGAGACAGATacaagcagacacacacagacgcacagacacacacacacagagacacacggacacacgcAGATAGACAGATACAaccagacacacagagacacacaaacagacatgcacagacacgcagacacacacacacatagacacacacaaaCGCAGAGACATAAACGGACATACACAGATACACGCAGAGACACATGGACACGCacggacagacacacacacagatgcacAGAAGCAAACAAACTGACATGCAGACACACATagagacacacggacagacAGGCTCACTCACTCGTCTCCTGTCTGTGTTCATCTTGTCCACAGCTCTGTTCGAAGACGTGTGGATCAGCTCGGAGCCGCCCATGCGAACTGGAGACCCCAGCAGGGACTCGGTACGGCCCCCCGgtctgggggggagggggagtctGTTCCCTGGGCAGGAGCACAGGGCTGGTGGGCGTCTGGGGCTCGAGCCGTGGACAGTGTCCAGGGTGAGAGCTGCAGACGTGACGCCCTGGACTCCGGACAGGGGCAGCAGCAGGAAGCCCAGCCCGAGCTGCTGCCGTGTGATTCCAGGCCTTCTCCCTGGCCCTGTGTCCCAGGTGCAGGACAGCGGCGAGGCGACGGGGGCCGGTGGCTGGCTGTCCTCCcagagcgaggaggaggaggaaggggcaGATCTGACCTGGACCCCGTCCCAGAGAGGCCCGGCGCAGGGCGGCCGCGGAGGCCGGGGCCAGCACAGGCACAGGGGGGCGCCGGGCGAGCTGCGCCACCTGAAGAGGAAGTGCGTCAACGGCTTCATCATGTTCTGCCGCCTCAACAGGAAGTCCTACATGCGGTGAGTGTGCACGGGTGTGCAAGGGTGTGTGCGTGATTGTGCGCGGGTGTGCACGTGATTGTGCgcgggtgtgtgtgagtgtgcgcaggtgggcCAGCCCTCCGGCTCCTTCCCGCCTGCCGCCTTGCTGACCCGGCCTGCGTGTGTCCCCCCAGAGCTCACCCCGGGACCCCCTCCACCGTGGCCACCAAGGAGCTGGCGCGTATGTGGCACGGCATGGCCAAGGCGGAGAGGCGCCTCTACTGGTCAGTCTGCGCGCGTCTGTCCGGCGGGCCGGTGCTGGCGGCCCGGCCCCTCGCTCACCCCGGCTCTCTCTCCGCCCCACAGCCGCAAGGCCCAGAAGTTCAGCTGCCAGCAGAACCGCAACGTGCGGAGCCagtggggggaggaggaggaggaggaggacagggAGGAGACCTAGACCCTGTCCGGCCCACTGGAGCCCTCCTGTGCCCCCACTCAGACACACGAGTGTGTGTGGGGCTTTTGTGCTCagaggggggtgtgtgtgtgtggggctgtTGTGCtcagaggggtgtgtgtgtgtggggctgtTGTGCTCAGagggtgggggtgtgtgtggggctgTTGTGCTCAGAGGggtgggtgggtgtgtgtgtggggctgtTGTGCTCAgaggggtgggtgtgtgtgtgtggggctgtTGTGCtcagaggggtgtgtgtgtgtgtggggctgtTGTGCTCagaggtgggtgtgtgtgtgtgtggggctgtTGTGCTCagaggtgggtgtgtgtgtgtgtggggctgtTGTGCTCAgaggggtgggtgtgtgtgtgtggggctgtTGTGCTCAgaggggtgggtgtgtgtgtgtgtgtggggctgtTGTGCTCAgaggggtgggtgtgtgtgtgtgtggggctgtTGTGCTCAgaggggtgggtgtgtgtgtgtggggctgtTGTGCTCAgaggggtgggtgtgtgtgtgtgtgtggggctgtTGTGCTCAgaggggtgggtgtgtgtgtgtgtggggctgtTGTGCTCAgaggggtgggtgtgtgtgtgtgtggggctaTTGTGCTCAgaggggtgggtgtgtgtgtgtgtgtgtggggctgtTGTGCTCAgaggggtgggtgtgtgtgtgtgtgtggggctgtTGTGCTCAgaggggtgggtgtgtgtggggctgTTGTGCTCAgaggggtgggtgtgtgtgtgtggggctgtTGTGCTCagaggggggtgtgtgtgtgggttggGGGGCTGTTGTGCTcagaggggtgtgtgtggggctgTTGTGCTCagaggggggtgtgtgtggggctgTTGTGCtcagaggggtgtgtgtgtgtggggctgtTGTGCTCAGAGGGTGGGGGTGTGTGGGGCTGTTGTGCTcagaggggtgtgtgtggggctgTTGTGCtcagaggggtgtgtgtgtgtgtgtgggttggGGGGCTGGGTCGCTCACAGTTCTGTGTTCCCGTTAAGGCCGAGTGTTCAGGAGAGGAGATGAAATAAAGGTTCTCTCTCCGGGCTCTGTCAGGGTGCTCTGTTGTGGTGACTGGAGGCCGGAGCACCTCAGTACCTCTGgcctggggggggagggggggaactCGGGGTCAAGTCCACCGGGAGGCACAGCAGGAGTCCTGAATGGGGCTCCCTTCGCCAGGGGTCCCCAActagaggaggaagaggacagCAGAGGGATCTTGGTGTCGCCTGGTTTCGAGCAGCCTGGGACCCCTGCAGGCCCGCTGGTCCGGGACGTCCCAGGAGGAGCGGGCTTCCTGTGTTGCTCATATGTCCCGGCAGGACAGAGCTGTGATCTGGTGAGACGGGGGAGGGGCAGGGCCGCCCAGCGCTGTTGTGGGGTCCCAGTGCAAGATCCTGGAAAGGGGCTCCCCAAACTTGTGGTTCTCCCATAcagcacacagtacagtacccaCTCCAACCTTATTGTATTGTTTATGACAAATTAATAACTAGAAAACTTATTAACTCCTCCGAAGAACTCAtaatgcatacagtaccttacaAACAAGAACAAGCAGCACACTTTTTACAAAGATGACATGTATTTTACATTGAAAGTAATAGGAACATTAATAACAACAGAATAACAATAAACACGATCTGTTAGTTCAAACTGTAAGCAAGCCACAAGTCACAAATGACTGCACTGAAACCTTTGGAGAAAGGAATTgtagaaataaatatgaaattaagaagtaaaagagCACCATAACGGGAGGGGCTGAGATCAGGAAGGCTGAGCAGAGGGGAACGTTCCATGGAAACCATGCTATAAATCAATAAAGCCACACCACGTACCCACCCACCCCACAACAAAAATTGACCTGCCCCTCCTCGCCCAACTCCACCCTCACACACCTCTGGACTCTCCAGCTGAGTCACAGACGTCAGGCCCCGGGCCGGTAGTCCACAGTCAGTTAAATGTTCCTCTTGATAAGGACTCAAACAGCTAGAAAGTTATTCCTCTTTAAAAGGGGATAAGATGAGGTTTGAGACAAAGAACAAATTCTCTCCATGTACTTGAATGACCCCCAAATCACAGGAGTACCTGGCCTCTCACTGCTACGACAGGGTCTCCTTCATGAACGAGTGGTGCAGACACTGGCAGTCTCCTCCCCCACACAAGGTACGACCTGCTGCTGGAAATTCAGAGCCTCCTTGAGTTTGCCATCACTCTACGGACATGAAAAAGATCCGCCAGGAATTAAGGTCCTTCTTTGTCAAACAATTCCTCTTGAAACTATTTCGGTACTGATGGTAGTTCAGGGGGGCCCCTCCTGCCTAGAACAGAAAGACCAAAAAAATCCTTTCCTTCCTTTATCGGGAAAAGGGGGCTCTTATGTTCCAGCGCGGACAGCACACAGAGCCCGGCTCGCCACAAAGACCCCACGCTTGAGCACAGCGGCACGTCTGCTAGGGTCACGTTTCCCTAATGATTTCTGCAATAAACTGTCCCAGTCGTCGCTGTCAAGTAGATGGCTGGGGGGGCCTTAAGAAAACCGGACCGTCACACTTCAGCAGCACCACCGCACTGCAGGCCATTGATCCCACACTCCAGGTCACTGGTGCGCAGCAAAGACTGGGGGGAAAAAGTCCTAAACATTTTGACCTGGACAAAGAGGTCACCTTCTTTGCCAGACTGTTAAAGCCCTCACTCCTCCTACTAATCAGGCTGCTGCAAAAAAGCAAGACTTCAAGGCTTTTAATAATATATAGTGCACTGCTGTGTACAAGAATCACTTCCTCGAAGACCACCTCTCAGCCCTGAAGGCCTGTATCGCCTTTGTGCCAGACTGCACAGCCTGCTCCTCACGCGTACAAGCTGCTCTCAAGCTCGGATTTACGACTACTTGTCCAAGCAGGTGCTGGGAGGAACAGGCCCTGTACTGACCAGGCGAGGCTCCGGGTCTCTCTGCTGCCGCCTGCTGGTCCAGCACTGGCGCTGCAGGGAATGGGGGACTCGAGTCGAAGAACTGCACCCTTCACCAACAGCAATTTCTAATAGTGACAGGCTAGTGCAAAATACAATAAGACACCAACCTTCCACTCTGCACAACTGTAGTTACAGTCGACCAGCTGCCAGTGGTAAACGGACAGTACTTCCACGAG is a window from the Lepisosteus oculatus isolate fLepOcu1 chromosome 3, fLepOcu1.hap2, whole genome shotgun sequence genome containing:
- the meiosin gene encoding meiosis initiator protein isoform X1 → MNDVRPANQSAAALTARPMGAGGRRGLAGDWLEGGAARPMGVRARRLGCANAAGARPRRVHSTPRGTQYPDSSWRCPVSPAGASGSPSLHAEMAKALSQRKRKEFRDVLRDIAALLPLPAPAGSRCLSQKEILLHLLRYLQLLRRHIDDAQSKLPETCVLERGFCSHEEDPPPEPLAEPRTPPRCLKAKRKSVCGRPRKRPAPDRELCEDVPEKRRRLYGAQSDLRDGHPNTRLGSLALWDERPEWPAFQSGTIQAQDRTAQDSSSSLDSELSLSLPSWRTAPSAETPGGQEPRTPGDSSWCSACGERTGSEEDGSCRVLDVLQPEAWGLLAKDHLLGGYPSSEDGEFPLTPGSAAGQAPAPTPSTPGSQLGALDVLDDLNLSPSLFTSPARDVPASLLHKGHEELEALFEDVWISSEPPMRTGDPSRDSVRPPGLGGRGSLFPGQEHRAGGRLGLEPWTVSRVRAADVTPWTPDRGSSRKPSPSCCRVIPGLLPGPVSQVQDSGEATGAGGWLSSQSEEEEEGADLTWTPSQRGPAQGGRGGRGQHRHRGAPGELRHLKRKCVNGFIMFCRLNRKSYMRAHPGTPSTVATKELARMWHGMAKAERRLYCRKAQKFSCQQNRNVRSQWGEEEEEEDREET
- the meiosin gene encoding meiosis initiator protein isoform X3; its protein translation is MNDVRPANQSAAALTARPMGAGGRRGLAGDWLEGGAARPMGVRARRLGCANAAGARPRRVHSTPRGTQYPDSSWRCPVSPAGASGSPSLHAEMAKALSQRKRKEFRDVLRDIAALLPLPAPAGSRCLSQKEILLHLLRYLQLLRRHIDDAQSKLPETCVLERGFCSHEEDPPPEPLAEPRTPPRCLKAKRKSVCGRPRKRPAPDRELCEDVPEKRRRLYGAQSDLRDGHPNTRLGSLALWDERPEWPAFQSGTIQAQDRTAQDSSSSLDSELSLSLPSWRTAPSAETPGGQEPRTPGDSSWCSACGERTGSEEDGSCRVLDVLQPEAWGLLAKDHLLGGYPSSEDGEFPLTPGSAAGQAPAPTPSTPGSQLGALDVLDDLNLSPSLFTSPARDVPASLLHKGHEELEALFEDVWISSEPPMRTGDPSRDSVQDSGEATGAGGWLSSQSEEEEEGADLTWTPSQRGPAQGGRGGRGQHRHRGAPGELRHLKRKCVNGFIMFCRLNRKSYMRAHPGTPSTVATKELARMWHGMAKAERRLYCRKAQKFSCQQNRNVRSQWGEEEEEEDREET
- the meiosin gene encoding meiosis initiator protein isoform X2, with translation MSVGEQRDDRAGLEPMIESRRLYPDSSWRCPVSPAGASGSPSLHAEMAKALSQRKRKEFRDVLRDIAALLPLPAPAGSRCLSQKEILLHLLRYLQLLRRHIDDAQSKLPETCVLERGFCSHEEDPPPEPLAEPRTPPRCLKAKRKSVCGRPRKRPAPDRELCEDVPEKRRRLYGAQSDLRDGHPNTRLGSLALWDERPEWPAFQSGTIQAQDRTAQDSSSSLDSELSLSLPSWRTAPSAETPGGQEPRTPGDSSWCSACGERTGSEEDGSCRVLDVLQPEAWGLLAKDHLLGGYPSSEDGEFPLTPGSAAGQAPAPTPSTPGSQLGALDVLDDLNLSPSLFTSPARDVPASLLHKGHEELEALFEDVWISSEPPMRTGDPSRDSVRPPGLGGRGSLFPGQEHRAGGRLGLEPWTVSRVRAADVTPWTPDRGSSRKPSPSCCRVIPGLLPGPVSQVQDSGEATGAGGWLSSQSEEEEEGADLTWTPSQRGPAQGGRGGRGQHRHRGAPGELRHLKRKCVNGFIMFCRLNRKSYMRAHPGTPSTVATKELARMWHGMAKAERRLYCRKAQKFSCQQNRNVRSQWGEEEEEEDREET